In the genome of Rhodamnia argentea isolate NSW1041297 chromosome 3, ASM2092103v1, whole genome shotgun sequence, one region contains:
- the LOC115729628 gene encoding chromo domain-containing protein LHP1, whose amino-acid sequence MKVKGGGKKKNVAGASSEGLEDDPTTPVGNGGEAEGGPLEEKEVEEAEEGEEADEDDDEDEDDAEGEADEEGAERPKLDEGFYEIEAVRRKRVRKGQVQYLIKWRGWPETANTWEPVENLMSCSDVIEAFEESLRSGKQRSSRKRKRKYGAPHAQAKKKPQNQQHRAPSAAYSSGGAETSSIDEPPTSSAPKILSFADLSNPAQAVGSGFNGEINLDRNGFETDQQVAQNGLTYGLQQPVQREELEYDPKLSELRATACSNGVDQDNLAVNFREPKAIGSTGPTTGVHNTDSLDPGQSNRNTGAKRRKSGSVKRFKQELASGGSAAENAICSSEQQGFGNPDFSRNESCLIKSSVSNSDPVITKIIKPIGFSASVSNNIQDVSVTFMVMRSDGKEVMVDNRFLKENCPLLLIDFYEQHLRYSPTS is encoded by the exons atgaaggTGAAGGGTGGAGGTAAGAAAAAGAACGTGGCAGGAGCGTCAAGCGAAGGACTTGAAGACGACCCCACGACTCCCGTCGGTAACGGCGGTG AAGCAGAAGGAGGCCCTCTTGAAGAGAAGGAGGTGGAGGAAGccgaggaaggagaagaagccgACGAGGACgatgacgaggacgaggacgatgCCGAGGGCGAGGCTGATGAGGAAGGAGCTGAACGCCCGAAGCTAGACGAGGGCTTTTACGAGATCGAGGCGGTCCGCCGCAAAAGGGTTCGCAAG GGGCAAGTTCAGTATCTCATCAAATG GCGTGGCTGGCCAGAGACAGCCAATACCTGGGAACCCGTAGAGAATCTCATGTCGTGTTCTGATGTTATTGAAGCATTTGAAGAGAG TTTGAGGTCGGGAAAGCAGAGATCTTCTCGTAAGCGTAAACGCAAGTATGGGGCTCCTCATGCCCAAGCCAAAAAGAAGCCACAGAATCAGCAGCACCGAGCCCCTTCTGCAGCTTACAGTTCTGGTGGTGCTGAGACTAGCTCTATTGATGAGCCTCCTACTTCTTCTGCCCCTAAAATCTTAAGCTTTGCAGATCTTTCTAACCCTGCCCAAGCTGTGGGTTCTGGATTTAATGGAGAGATTAACTTGGATAGGAATGGATTTGAAACAGACCAGCAAGTGGCTCAAAATGGACTGACATATGGTCTTCAGCAACCTGTCCAGAGAGAAGAACTTGAGTATGATCCCAAGCTTAGTGAACTAAGGGCGACAGCGTGTTCCAATGGTGTTGATCAGGATAATCTTGCTGTAAATTTCCGAGAACCCAAGGCTATTGGAAGCACTGGCCCCACAACTGGGGTGCACAATACCGATTCACTTGATCCAGGTCAAAGCAATCGCAATACAGGAGCTAAGAGACGAAAATCTGGTTCTGTGAAGAGGTTTAAGCAAGAATTGGCCTCAGGTGGTTCAGCTGCAGAAAATGCCATTTGTAGCTCTGAACAACAGGGTTTTGGAAATCCTGACTTCTCAAGAAATGAATCTTGTCTAATTAAGAGCAGTGTTTCCAACAGTGATCCTGTTATAACCAAGATCATAAAGCCCATAGGCTTTTCAGCTTCTGTGTCGAACAACATTCAGGATGTGTCAGTAACCTTCATGGTGATGAG GTCCGATGGGAAAGAAGTGATGGTCGATAACCGGTTTTTGAAGGAGAATTGCCCTCTTCTG CTGATCGACTTCTATGAGCAACATCTTCGCTACAGTCCGACGTCATGA